AACTACAAACTTGCCAGTGAAGCCCGAAGCACCAAAAACTACGATATGGTAGGGTCTGCTGGATGTCACCACCTCCATTTTGTGCGTGTGCAAAATCATTCCGGGTAATCTTGCTTCCGGCCATGATTTATGCACATTTATTAATAACTATGGTGAAGACACCACATACTAGTGAAATAAATAtgctaaaaatattttaaaaattatagTAACTAACTTCACCATGCCGTTGCAGTCTGAGACGTCAAACATAGATATGCTCCTTTGGAGGAAGGTCGGACGTCGGAATTATCCCACACGGATTTTCCCATTTCCGGCCTAGAATGAAGGCGGCTGATTCCGACATATAATTGTGGTTTCGTTATTTCGTTTATCACAACACATTTTGACCTCCACAAAACCTTCTTCATAATTCCCTTAACTtataaaaaatagataaatataatatattcaAAGCATTTCATTCACTTCACCAAATACTTTGTTGGTTACTTTTTGCTTAACGTTATCACGTCCGCCATATTGGATGTGTcaatggactgaagctggaaacAGAACAAGTGCACAGTTAAAATTCTCTCAATCACCcattcacacaaacacatagaAAGATAATGAGctgatgatttatttattccctTTATTTATCAATATAATAATATTGAACCTCACAGTGTTACATATTTTTAGCTGTGAAACACTCATATTAATTTTACTaatacccccaaaaaaattctgtTTCAATATAAAATGAGTATGAATAGTTAACATTATTCCAATCTTTTTCCCAACCATGCTACTGCAAATGTTGAGATACCAAGGATAccaactctattttctattagaTCTGATTTTGAATGTAAAACAGTTGGGGCATGTCAAGCGACTTTCCACTTTTCTATATTTAATAAGACGGTAATGGGGTATACCGTCAAGGGGCAGAAAttagtttcctctgcagggtgccTGGGCTCTCCTTCAGGGATAGGGTGAGAAGTTGGGTCACCCACAAAGGATTCAGAGTCGAGCCATTGCTCCTCCACATTGAGCGGAGCCAGGTGGGTGTGGTTCGTGCATTTTATTAGGATGCTTCCTGGACATTTGCATGTCCAACCGGAAGGAGGCCCTGGACATGACAGTCTCTCGACTGGTgtgggaacaccttgggatcccTCCGGAACAGTAGGAAGAATTGACTGGGGACTGGGAAGactgggcttccctgcagaacgcGCCACTCGACTCCAGCTTAGCggttttgggtgaatgtgtGGGTGGATTTAAACTAAATGGCTTCCAAACAAATATTATCGATTGtttcaaaaaacacaaacacatgcaagCGTACAAATGATAAATGCCATGTATCAATGCAGTTGCAATCATAATGGAAACAATCAGGAGTAATTGGAACATCCGActaaaaaaaagccacaaagtGATACAAATGAGGGTAACGATTATTTATGTTAAAATATGGACACAAGTGAAAGTAGCAAGAACCCTTCTGAGGTAAAGATTTTGTCTAGGATAAACGATCCACACAAGCAAACGTTGACTATCATCTTCTGACTTaaaacattttatattttgGTGTTTCTTGGAGATTAAAAGTCAATTTCCAAGTCATGCTAAAATCacaaatgtcaccctgtctgtgACTTTGACCGAGAACTCTTTCAGACTTCACACGATGGCTCTTATGTTCCGTGAGGCAGCCAATGTCGGAAACCTTGGAAGAAACTCCACATGTTGGTCACGTAGAAGTCCATGTTCAGAGTGAAGTCGGTGCAAATATTGGACGACTTGTCCACCAAGGAGCAGTAGAGCGCCGTCCCACCTACGCTGATCACCACGGTAACTAGACACAGCAGAAGCAGGATCAAGCAggagtctccacccacttcatctGCAGTGAAGACATGTAAAGCAGATGTGGGTGTCCAAACTAATTTCATTTGATTAATTGTAATTCAACTTGtactgtaaaataaatcaatattgCTCCATTCAAACTAATTTCATTCATCTGTCACCCAAAAACATTtctttataaaaaatattttgaaatgcaatCGGATTAAGGGCAGGTGATTGATTTAGCCATAACACAACATTCCAATTCTTcagttgaaattaaaaaaagtctACTATTTTATTTAACTTGACGCGTTTCGGAATCCAACCTTGGTCCATGCCATCTTGCGGCTCAATAAAGCGAACTTTGCGTTTGCAGTTCATCTTGTTGTCTATGTTGCCAGGGGGCGGCAGTCCATCCAGGGATGCTCTCCTCCTCTTCAGAATAGAAACCAGACCATCGGAGGACAGACTCTAAATTTGAAACATAAAATAAGATAATCAAATGAATTTTGCATTGCAGCATAACTGGAAATGTTTTCTTGcacttgtttgtttacattcaaacatCGGCTGCAGCAGCTAAcctatgaaataaaaaataaaattgttcccaaataaaagtttaaaaacaaactGTTCTTAAAGATTAAATGAAAATATATCAAATGCTATGACTGCACTCAATTTACTTACATTTTTTTGTGGTTTAACTACACTTCCAATTTTCTAAGCTATATATTCAAATGATTAATTTCATAATCATCGTGTACATGTAGTTACAGACTTTTTGTCACTAGGGGGCAGTAAAAGTGACTTTCAAGAGGGCTTTGATACTCAACACCAACAAAAAACCTGACCCCGTCTACAGCACACAATATATCCTTGCATTATCCGCTGACCTTATCCACAAGCCAATTATACTCCTCATACAAAGGATCAACTCATAAAAACTTTTGGTTAGGGTTAAATATTTCAGAATAAAGCGCACTATTTATCACACAGCAAAGAACCTGTTTTAGAATGTGGTTCTTTGAAAGAGTGTTCAGTTGTAATGGCTACCCTCGGGCTCCACCCAGCCAAAGCTCCAGTGGGTTATATAACACCGTGTTCAGCCTGAAGTGCAAGTGCTCATTCGAAACAGCCGATTGCCTCGGGAAATTTAATCGAGTATGATGTCACAAAGGGAGTGTCTTCAGCAAACACTTTACTGCTGCAGGCTGTGATGTGCAGGAATAATTCCATGCATGAGTAAAGGAATGGCGAGAAGAACAGACAGAAGGTGATCTTTCCTACCCCATCTACATGGCAAAGTTTTGCCAGGTCTGTGTCTGATGCCTGCGGAACTCCTGCAGGCCACTCCACCTTCACGTCCTGCTCTTCCTCGTCATCTTCTTTCATTTCCTCAAGCGTCTCTTCGCATATTCCAGGTTTATGATGGTTAGGATGATTTGACTTGGATATCATTTTTCCCACTTCTTTGTCAtcttcatttgttatttcagggTTGCTTGCTGTCAACAGAGATTAGAGAATATATGTTAAGGCTGATTTATTATAGTTAACTTCACTAGCTAGACTTACAAAATTGAATGAGATCTATTATAGGAACAGTTTTTACAAACTAATTATAATCACAGGCAGAGCTAGAAGGGGGGCCACGGGGGCACTGGCTCCTTCTGAAATAaggtgccaggccagataattgactttcAGAATCTTCATTATCATTTTTTAAAGAATTTGAGGAATTTGTAAAGAATTTTTCTGTTGTTTTACAGACTCCCTGTTATATTCTTGGCACACCCACGGCCTccctaaggaaaaaaaaatccttataaCTAAAAAGTATTCTAATGATACAGTGCCTTGCATTCTTTTTTGCTCGAGGTCTTTACAAAAGGTTATTTATGTCTACTCCATATTTAAAGGTCAAGCGAATTTTTATTTGATGAATGATATCTgtaatttgatttttattttggtcatcTAGATAAAGCGCCATGTAAGTGCACGCCATTTACCACATGTGACCCAAGGCAAACAAAAACTTAATGATTTATAAAAGGTCCACCATTTTTatcagctctataatgttacaaaatatatataaaatagctCAACACATTTTTTCTACAATAATGGCCTTTAGTTGTGTCTTTGTAAACAACAACCGAAATAGTTGCATTTACCTTTTCCCTGATGGGGCGCCTCTTTCTTGCTTTGTCTTGTTACGTCGATTAGCGTTCTATCCTCACCAAGGGATGGTCTTAGTCCAAACAAAGAGATGGAACCATGAAAGACAGGCATGAAGAACCAACATGAGCtgacataaccaaaatatgaagaAAAGCAATAAGATTGTGAGCTTTCAAAGCGGGAAGTTGGCTTTCTCTGCTGAAGCTGATCCACCTGCACCCAAAGGCTGTGAGTTAGAGTCACATTCCAGAGTGGCGCGGTAAACAACTATGTCTGGCATACAGGCCTGTGATTAGTGATGTCTTTATCAgtttagggaaaaaaaagtttattgcaAATGTATTGGATTAAAAAGTTAAACACAACTGAACAGTATGGGCAGTGATTATTTTGTGTACTACCTGAGGGAGCCTGCATACACTTGTGGTTGGGTGGCCACCTATTATGTCATTATTAATAAATGTAGAAACCCTAGTAGAGATAAGAAGCCCAATGCCCTCTTGATTGTGGGCTGTACCACATTGGGCCGAAAAGACGTGGCCCATCTGGCATCATATGGCCAGTCCTGCTTGGACAGTACCATGTGCCAtcttagggcaggggtgtcaaattcatttctGTCGCATTGTAGTCAGTTTCTCTtagcgggccattatgactgtcaacgtctTCTATAGGCTATACAACAaacctagttttgaaatcagaggctagtaaaaattgttcaaatagtttaaaaagataaatggtaataaaaattgctatcaataaaaagtattttttaaaagacaatttgtaattttagtaatgacacaaagttgatgcaaaatttgtattcgcgggccacataaaatgatgtggcgggccgtatctggcccccgggccttgagtttgacacccattccACAAAACAATCGGTGACAGAAAGGTTCCCAATAACATTTGCAAATAGATCCATTTGCAAGTGTTTCTATGAGCGATCCAGTGATGACTCACTTGAGGTGTGTCCCACAGATGTGTCTCAGCGTCTCAATGTGTTTCTGACCAATGTTGTCTGTTTCAGCAGGCAAGCACTTGTCAGCATCCTTCTCTTTACATTGGCTCTctgcaaatacaaaaaaaaataaaaataatctatATTCTCACCAATAAGTCGAAAAGTAGAAAAAGAGTTGCAATACCCCAGTTCTCCTGCAGGACAGTGAGGTTAAAAAGCACACGCTCATGGTAGAGCTTCTCTAGCTGGAGAAGCTGGATGGCCAACTGGTCTGGTGACATCACCGGTTAAGGACGTTCCAAATTAAAGCATTAACAGAGACACATGAAAAAAGGGTctacagcacaggtgtcaaactcaaggcccgggggccagatacggcccgtcacatcattttatgtggcccgcgaagacaaattgtgcatcaaattcgtgtgtcattactcgaattgcaaattgtcttcacttttaataatatcttttttttttttttttttatatttgaccagtttctcTAAAAAGGATACAGTCCTCTTGGAGTGAGCAGGCTTGTGCGATCTGTGACGAAAAACATGTTTAACGTACAATAAAGGTGTATACCCTCGAGtcattggaggaaaaaaaaactttaaatccACGTGAGTGAGCACAGCGGAGCTTGTCAAATTAAGCTGCTCAGCCAAGAGAAGATGATTTGATGTGAAAAGCACTCCATTCCTTCAGAGATGACGGTAGTGAGACGGAGCATGTGAAATTGAAAGTCACGTGCAACTACTTACAGTATCGCACAcattcaatttcttttttttttttaattctaactCATGTCAACTGAAGCAGGGATTCTCAACTGGTCTCACCATTAGGACCCAAATTTTACCAGTCATTAAATTATAATTCATTTGGatggaaatcaaacattttctataaaacaacataaaatcacagcatattattattttttaggaATGTTCAATACCAGTGTGAGAACTCAAGAGCAGTAACCGATACCGAATGCCGATACCATTAATACTTTTGATACAtaaccccctccaaaaaaaacaaagacttaTATATTCCAATACAGCAATTTTCCTTAAAACTCCACATATAGCAATTATCTATTAATTTCTAGTTGGTAAAACTGGCCAATACTGGTATCAACCACCATTGCAAGAATTGATATCCTGAAATACGGCTAGTATCGGTACTGAGACTTTGGTATCGGTACTCGCCCATCCATAATCTTTTTAAATATTATCCAAAACACAAGTGCAAACTGAATGGCAAAATTTCTAAATATGCCAAATTAACATTATCCCCAAAAAATATCAATATTACACATCATCGTATCTATATTGATCACAATGACAAGCATAAAACAACACAATTAAAACTTTTGCACAATCATTAAATCGCTAGCATGCAGGGTGCTGTTTTTGTGAACTTTGAATGAAGTGAGGGGAAGTGGTGTGCTCGTGTCACCAGATGCGTGTTTGGTCTCCCTTAGTAAAAGGATATTCCCCCAAAGGATTAGCGGAGGAAAAAAATACCCTCTTTCCACACAAACACCCACCTGGTGTAGCGAGTGTGGCAGTAGTGTGTAGTCAGTATTTTCTCCAAGAGACTGCAGAGAGGCCAGCAGCTCTGGGCTGAGGCTCGACGCTCCATATCTGGAGACGCTTCCTGGAAACATaccagaaaacaaacaaaacaccaaGGAAACTCACCTGCTGTTTCTCATGTCCGATTATTTACGTGAAGCCTTGCATGTTTCCCGACGGAAGCAATGTCAACTGCAGGAAAATGAACCCGGTGATGTCATCCGTGATGTCAGTGTGATGAAGGTGCGCTTAAGCAAATATGCCCCTCGTGGAAAGTGTCACAACGTGATGATGCGCTCGTATTAAAGTATGAGTCACAATGATGAACTTTAGCTGGGAGGTGAAATTAAAATGCTTGATTTAACCACAGCGTGAAATATTCAATGACATTTTAGGGTATGTTGTTTTTAATTGCATACGAGATGGATttatgtaacaaaaaaaaaaaaattgcatgctATTACAGACATACTGAacacaaaaagtatttttccagGGCTTACTATCATCCTGCTCATCTTAATGCTCTGGTTGCCTGGAGCACGCTCAGAGGAGgaagcatgatgatgatgatgatgatgcttctAACCAGCAGGTCTTTGCAGAATGACGTGTTTCACTTTGTCTATCAAATATGTTTCACTTGAGTTGGTTCATAAATGAGAAACAGTCTCTGGGGGCTATTTTGTGAATAAGCATTGATTTTACTGTCCAAGATATCAGCCATAATAATTAATTCATGTATCGCACTAATTTTGACAATTTATAACAATTATCGGGTAAGTAATTGtgatgggttagggttagaaataTAAAAAATTACAGTACTCCCTTGCGACACCCCCTTAAAATGTTTTACAATCGTCTCTTgttggcaaaaaataaataaagctaaTAAATCTCTTCAACTCAAGATGTCAGAAGACAGCGCCAAAGCCCTATGTTTATATCAGATCATGCTTTGAGGTGAGATTTTCCCCCCGCAAAATCTGGGAATGTTCAAGTTAATTTATTTGCGTGTATGATTTATGATATTAAAGACCACAGAAGATTAACTATTACATAAGAGTCAGGTGTCAGGTGTTGAGGCCCTCCATGTGGACTATTTgaatcaaaacaacaaaaagttaTATAATTATAGTacctgtgacatcatcatcctGATGAGTTGCAATGTCTGGACCATTAGGCGGCTCACTGTTGTTATTACCCATCACCTCCGTCACCTCAGCCAGCTTTTCTTTCATGGATTTTTCTTCAGTAATCGTCTCTGTGTTAGTTTGTCCTTCCTTGGTCTCGTTTTGACGAGAACAGAAAAGGTCTCAGTACTTCGATGGCCAAGCAGGGGGAGATGGGCAACGTTTTTATTACGCAGAGCTTGGATGTAAAAGCAGATTCATCCGCTGGCTTTCTCCAATCTGGATTCAAAGAGACAACAAATATGAATATAACTTTTTTACCTTGAAAACACGGACAGCAAATTTACATCCTTCCATCAGCTGATTTTTCAATCTGCAGTTTTAGAAGACTATTGCTTCTAAACCACAAACTGCATAAATGTCAAAATTAAACCAGGTCACAGAATTAATCTGACCAAATTTTGCACAAAGAAGTGGAAAAAGATAACTCATTATATAACTTACAGCATCCATTGTTTTTTGCTCATCCCAGCTAATCACCTGCACCCATCTGTTAGGGAGGAAGGAAATCACAAAGCCTGCTGCCATTTTAAATGCTAAAAGCTTGTCAACACCAACGTCAACTTCCTGTCTCTTAGCATTAGTGGAGAATGAATAGGTCAGAGCTGACATGGGGCAAATTAATTACATGCATCGCGAATGATGTTTTGTGCTTGTGCGACAATGTTCTCACAATATTTCTTCAACATTGGGACACTGTAAATTTTACAACATGGAAAGAGAGAGGAACGCTGGGAGCAAGGAATGACTCATAATATATGGAGATTCAACGAGGAAGACAAATATCCTACCGCATTATAAAAACATGCACATCAGGTCGTTCAAGCATTCGTGTTTACACATCCGTTCACGTTCACACTTCTGTTCCCACCTACAATAAATGTATCAATTATTTAATGAGATAAAATAGTCTAATATTCACCAATTTAAGGGAAAATCGCTGAATTATACCATATTTAAGGGAGAAACAGCAAAATTCTTGACAATGCAAATGCTGTGCGGTCCGGATTAAAGACGAAGCGGGCCTTATGTAGACCCCAGTCCATACTTTGTGCACCCCGGGCTTTGTTactaaagttcttggcttaatatGCCTTTCCCCATGAAAACAGACATTTTGATGTCTTcaaacttcctttttttttttttttttacatgaaaattattcatctttttcacTTAAGCGTATTAAAAGCATCTGTCAAAAGCATAACTAAATTGTTGCAATACACCAGAAGGATCGAAGAgttgaaatgaaaaaatgagGCAGCGGTTTTGCATTCACACATATTTTCtatgttgatttaaaaaatatctttagttttttttttttttttttttcaagcacgccaggattttttttttacttgtatgtataaaaCCTTGCACAATACAGATTTTACCATGCAATGTAGATTTATATCTTTGACGTTTCCGGAAAATTTACTTCAACTTAATGACTATTTGATACGCCCTAATGCTGtatacattttaaatgtgtttttttttttttttattggagccTGTCATGTGATTTAGCTacatacattaaaaaacaagTTTAAAATTTCGCCGCTCAATAGTTTCCACGCTTGAATTATCTATAAAATCCGATCTTTAGTCAAATAGGTGCAAAATAAAGACTCGTCCTCCTCTCCGTCGTTTCCTTATGTAGCATGACATCCCTCTAACCCAAATCTACGCGATCTTATATAACTTTAATGACACATCTGGGTAGGATGAAGATAGTCTACTCACCGCTGCATGATGTTTTTAAGTGTCCTTGCACATCTTCTTGTCCCCCGAAAGGAAACGCACGTCTCGGGCGCTTGTTTTTATAGATGCAGGTGCACATCAGCTTTGTCGACTCTCCTCCACGCTCATCTTGTTTACCCTTCCATCCGGGGAATTTGCAGCCTCGTCTCATTACTGGATTCCCTTCATGCGATTgaaatgtatttcttttaagTCACACATGTGACCGAGACTGCCATCTTCTGGCAGAGAATTGGAGTCGTGCTGTGTGTCAGAGGTtacgtaaaagatggagagtcatATGATGACTTAATCCGGTGTAGTGTGCGTCAGATTACCAGGAATCTTGcacaataataaaatacaacTTGAGTTTTGTGTCCATTCTGCATTTTGTTAACTTGACTTGTATTATCCATTCATTCATGTTCTAGTGTGTACAAGAGGGAATAAAAATCTGTACCACCTAAAGGATGGGTGTcaaatttttatatttttgcgggccgcattgtagtcatagcttctttcggagtgccattatgactgtcaacctaaataaatgtatgagcacctcatattatatacagtaaaagctacaaaataaactgacaaataactcgttttcaaatcagatgagtaaaaactggtcaaatatttaaaaaatatatatatattattaaaagtgaagacaatttgcaattctagtaatgacacaagaatttgatgcacaatttgccttgagtttgacacctgtggcctAAAGGCTTTGCGCTATTTTTGTTAGAACGTCAATTGCTTAGGTCAGTTTTTACCAATTTACGACTATTTCCGTTTTCAAgatccttcaaaataaaatcaactgaTATAAGCACAATAAAACCTGAACAAAATTTGCAATATCATAAAAATGACAGCAAGGTCATTTACGTGAACCTATAATTCATTATTACAATAAAATGCTAATATATTGATTCTTCATTGCTTCTTTGGTGTACGTAGGACTTAAATTTTAGAAACACTTTTCTACCTTAGTTTCAAAAGACTAACAATTTTATTTCAATGTTGTTCAGCACCAAAAAGTATATACAGTACAAGTCATTGGGAATTTTCCTTTAAACAGTAAACAGGAGAGTCACAGAAAAGCACAAACCAATTGTCGACGaaatcaaaacatttcaaaaagcTAACACATTTTTTCATCAGACTAGGACACAAATTCATTTCAGCTACAGTTCCAGTGTGTTTCAGTGGTTTTGTCTTTCTAAATAAGGCAAATTGGTAGACAGGCAGGAAGAAACAATACATATTCAGTGAAGAAAAGCAAAAGTGATATTGGAATAAAAATGCAAATTCACAAACACGCTTAAATTAGAACATGAAATGACCAAGTAGACCAACAACTTTAAAATAAACAGTTCGTGATAAACCATATATACATCATATATACAGTATCTCAGCCCAAGAAATAAATAACTGCTGAAAAgaccgttttttttaaaaaaagaagaaagttcCTCCATTGTAAGAGCATAGAAGTCCCTTATTTTTTGCTTCCATTTACAGGCATATACAATATTACAATTTCTgacgaaacaaaaacaaatcttaAGGTGACGTGTTTAATCAATAAGTGataatctacaaaaaaaaaaaaagtgtcgttATCATACATGTAGTTTCCAGTTCCTGTCATGTGAGCTGCCATCCAAAGAGGCCGCCATCTTCTCCCTCTTCACCAACCATCCTGTCATCTCTTCAAGGTCCTCCAGGGGCTCCACGGAGTCCACCTTGAAACTCTGGCAAAGGTCGGCTGCAGAAGTGGGTACAGTATGATCAACCATTCATTTCCTATACTGCTTTTTTATACATTGTGATTTCCCAAAGTAAATCAAATCCAACCACTCACAGTCTTGGTTCTGTATGGTGTGCTCCAGCGCGAGATTCTGTCCGACCCGTTCTCTGCTCAATTTGTTGGACCGGGCTCCGACGTCTGTGATCATCTACCGTATGAGCTCCGAACACCGCCGCTTGCCGCTGGAGCATGTGAGTCCCTGAAAATGCAAACAGTTGCATAAGATAATTTTTTTCTGATTCCATCATTAGCCCCAAGACCCTTAAAAACTGTTTGTGTGTAAGTAGGTCAGCAAGTCCGAcccacccaaacacacacacactttacacTTGAGAACAAGACTAACCCCCTCCACTCTACCCACTAAAGACAGCAGATGAGGTCCACTGGGAGCCGAAACACAACCTCTAATGTCTCTAAGCCGCAAAATCAAATGATGCTTATTATGAGTATGTACAACGCgggtattccttttttttacgCAAATACAATATACAGTACAAAATTAAATTACAACTCTTCCCCCCCAACATGTTGAGTTTAATTCTTTGTTCTTTTGCCGCACATTGACCCAATTCCCCCTCCCAGCCCCCAATGTGGTCATTAAAATTGCATCAAGAAGCAACGTTTGAGTGTGGTAGAGGCACGGAGGGGTCTCATGGGGGCCAGACGGCTCGTCATGGGGACATAACGTCACCATATGCAGCAGATTGTGCTTCGGAGCACATTTCGACTCGCGATGCAAGGTGGCCatcttttatttaatatttacttAATGGCtagttgggcttttttttttttttaagggaacTGCAAATGGGATTTTCTGATAATGAAATTATCTGTCAAGCACTGTTTTTCATACTACATAttcataatatatttatatatatttattttattattttattatattattttatttatgtatttatttattttctaaatagTTTCCTTAGGATGTtagggtttgtttgttttagtgtaAACAAAATGGTAAATCCCAAATAACCATCAGCTACAAATAAGcaaaaaggcaaatatttcacATAAAATATTAACAACATTTTTCATTTAGCATTTTGTACCTCTTTTCTGCATCTGTTGCACTTTGTCAATCTCGTATACTTTGTAGTTTTCAGGGATTCCATGATCCGCCCAGCGAGATTGCAGGCTATTAGATGATTGTCTTGCGGCTGGGGTTG
This genomic stretch from Syngnathus scovelli strain Florida chromosome 20, RoL_Ssco_1.2, whole genome shotgun sequence harbors:
- the cnstb gene encoding consortin, connexin sorting protein b isoform X2, which codes for MKEKLAEVTEVMGNNNSEPPNGPDIATHQDDDVTGSVSRYGASSLSPELLASLQSLGENTDYTLLPHSLHQIAQACSLQEDYQLAIQLLQLEKLYHERVLFNLTVLQENWESQCKEKDADKCLPAETDNIGQKHIETLRHICGTHLKPSLGEDRTLIDVTRQSKKEAPHQGKASNPEITNEDDKEVGKMISKSNHPNHHKPGICEETLEEMKEDDEEEQDVKVEWPAGVPQASDTDLAKLCHVDGSLSSDGLVSILKRRRASLDGLPPPGNIDNKMNCKRKVRFIEPQDGMDQVTVVISVGGTALYCSLVDKSSNICTDFTLNMDFYVTNMWSFFQGFRHWLPHGT
- the cnstb gene encoding consortin, connexin sorting protein b isoform X1, which encodes MKEKLAEVTEVMGNNNSEPPNGPDIATHQDDDVTGSVSRYGASSLSPELLASLQSLGENTDYTLLPHSLHQIAQACSLQEDYQLAIQLLQLEKLYHERVLFNLTVLQENWESQCKEKDADKCLPAETDNIGQKHIETLRHICGTHLKPSLGEDRTLIDVTRQSKKEAPHQGKASNPEITNEDDKEVGKMISKSNHPNHHKPGICEETLEEMKEDDEEEQDVKVEWPAGVPQASDTDLAKLCHVDGSLSSDGLVSILKRRRASLDGLPPPGNIDNKMNCKRKVRFIEPQDGMDQDEVGGDSCLILLLLCLVTVVISVGGTALYCSLVDKSSNICTDFTLNMDFYVTNMWSFFQGFRHWLPHGT
- the cnstb gene encoding consortin, connexin sorting protein b isoform X3 — translated: MFPGSVSRYGASSLSPELLASLQSLGENTDYTLLPHSLHQIAQACSLQEDYQLAIQLLQLEKLYHERVLFNLTVLQENWESQCKEKDADKCLPAETDNIGQKHIETLRHICGTHLKPSLGEDRTLIDVTRQSKKEAPHQGKASNPEITNEDDKEVGKMISKSNHPNHHKPGICEETLEEMKEDDEEEQDVKVEWPAGVPQASDTDLAKLCHVDGSLSSDGLVSILKRRRASLDGLPPPGNIDNKMNCKRKVRFIEPQDGMDQDEVGGDSCLILLLLCLVTVVISVGGTALYCSLVDKSSNICTDFTLNMDFYVTNMWSFFQGFRHWLPHGT